AACAACATTAGCAACCCAGACCAACTGAGTAAATGGGCGAATGTGGCGGATGTTGCGGGCGCTTCGTCGAACTACTCGGTTTCCAAGAACGTATTGTCGGGTTACTGGATCATATTTTATGTTATAAATTGAGCGGCTGGGCATTTCAACTCGGGGAAACTCTTTCCTCTCTATTTGATCATATATCTTGCAACCAAGTTCCTCAAATGTGCTGATTACTTGGCTCTTGCGTTCTTTTATTGAGGTACGACCTTTCTTTTTCGGAGTCATAATTTATCACATCCAAGTAATGATATGAAACGAAGTTTGAATATCAATCCCCTCCCTCTTCCGGTCCATATTTTACAATGCTTCTTAACAATGGCTGTATATCCGGCTCCCGCTCTTTTCCAGCAAGTTCAGTTGAATATTTAGCGATTTTGGGGAGATACTTTGAAAAAACATCAAGGCGTCTTTTTTCGCGTTCAATGCTTTCCCTATGGGAGAGGAAGATCGAAAGTTGTCGGGCAACTTCTCGAATTCCGTTAAGGATTTCCCTTTCAACCTCAGGGCGATCGGCGATAAACTCCTTGCCAACAGTCTTATATGGAATTTTTGTTGAGCAGACATGGACGAAAACTGCGATCGGCATGTCGGGAGTTATTTTGTAATGCCTCCAATTAATCATGGTGTGAATTACTTTCCAAGAGACGTCGCTAGCTTCATCATAGAGAAGGGGGATTCGGTTAGCGAATCTATAAAGGATAATATCACCTGTCTTCGGGACTCCTCCTCCATAGGCAATGGCGCATTCAACAACAAACGGGAACCCTGAATAGGCTGATGGCTTCCGTTGGTCAACTGCAATGAACTCTGGCTTCAATTCTTTCTCGATTCCCGCCCGGAGTAGGTCTTCACCTAAAAGTGATAAGCAACTGGCGTCCGGGGGAAGAAAGCCATCAAATGTTTTAAGTGCTTGGACTAATTTGACAACTTCATCAGGGGTTAAAGTTTTCGGTTTCTTTTTTATGCCGATTCCAGCATACTCTAGAAAACGTCTGGCAATCGTTCTTCCCACTCGATGGAAGTGGGTTGTCATAAAACTTAACATGTCACGGCATTCCGTTATGTGCATCAATCGTCTTATGGTTTCTACATCTGTTCCATAAGGATGCGGTAACGTTTCCTGTGGTGGGGGTGGCATCTTTTCAGTAACTCTTTCGAATCGATATAATCTACCCCTAGGATCTACGGCCATGATATTCGCATATGGATTAACGATAGCGGTCTCTTTCAAATATTCAAGAATTTTCGCCATCGCTCTAAAGTAATCACCTTCTAAAGCGAAGTCGACTACAGTCCCATGCCATTTGTTAGCATTTTCGTAAACTTTTTTAGAAAGTACAACTGGCCTATTTCGTTGTATATCGATTATCAATTCATACTCGTAGATTTTAGATCCAGTGCTAGAAATTACGCGGACTGGACGATGAGTGGTAATTTGTCCGTATAAAATTGCCATTTTGCCGCCTAACCCAAATGTCCCGCGAGTTTGTCGGATGCGATATTTTGATCCAAATAAGACTTGACCAAATGCCGAGGGAATATACTCTGGAGGGACTCCGCTTCCGTTATCTTCTACTCGCAAGCGGTACACTGCTGGGCCTTCTTTAGTTACACTACTTTCAGACGAAATTCGAATGTAGATTTCAGGTGGTACTTGGTATAGCTCGCAGGCATCAAGTGAGTTTTCAACTAGTTCACGAATTGCCGCGTAGATAGCTCGAGCTGGGTTGGTGAATCCAGCTATGTCCCGATTTCTATAGAAAAAGTCGGCTGGTGATATTTCAGCGAAGCTTTCTTTGCTTTCAGCCATCTCTTGTTTTCCACTTCCTTTTCTACGGGTTTTCCCAAAGTTTGAGTTTTGCCTTTTTTAATTCTCTGCGTTTTCTATGGAGGAATCGATAAACGGTGCTGTGTTGGCTGCCGCTTATCAGCATTTGCACCGCAGTTCTTGCAACTTCAAACGCATCAGGCTCTCCGATTATAGAAACAGTATGACCATAAACTGAAATATTTGCCCCAGTAGTTTCCTCTATGATTTTCCTCGTTTTCCCTTGTTCTCCGATAATTCTCCCCTTAATTCGCTCTAGGCTGGACTTTGATTTTCCCACCCAGTCTCTTAGGTCGATCACTTCAAACATCATGCTTTCATCTAGCAGCTGAAACGCTTTTTCCGGGGTGAAACCACGCCCTACAGCTGTTACGAGATTTTGGACGCGGAAAAGGGTTAAGGGATCGCTATCATCTTTTGCGGTGATCGTAACATCCCCAGTTGTGCTACTAACTTCCAGGATGACACCACATGTTTCTTCTATTTTTCGTTTAATACTTCCCTTCGGACCTATAAGTACACCAATGCGATCCAGTGGGATTTTTATGTGGATTGAACGTTCAATCAACTTTTGTAACCCACTTGTAAACTTCTTCTAAACTTCTTATGCGGCAACCCAATTTTTTGAAATAATTGTTAATATTGGCTATATCTCGTTGCAAGAAAGTACGCGCCATCGGATGCTGGGAAGGGACAGCCTGTGAAATATCGAAGATTACGGGTTGATTTTTCCACATCATTATATTGTATTCACTTAAATCACCATGTACTAAATCAGCCTTTTGATATAACTGCTTCACATACTTTAAAATGTGGTTGTAAGTTTGATTTGGCTTCTTAGGTGGCTCATCTTTAAGTAATGGAGCTGGCACACCATCTTTTCCTATAAACTCCATGACTAAGACATTCTTGCTAACAGCTATTGGTTTAGGCACTGGTACCCCGGCCCTGTATGCTTTCTGTAGGTTTCTAAACTCCCTTAAGGCCCACGCGTAGATTAGCGACTTTGTCTCCTGTCTCGCTTGTAGAAATCTAGGGTCATCTTGGATGTATGGCATCATCCCCCTTCGAAACTCAGCTGACGTAGTGAGGTAAATTTTAACGGCTAAGTCTCTGCCTTTTGGGTCGACACCTCGATAAACTCTGGATTCTTTTCCTGCCTTAACTACTCCATGCAGCCTATCAATCACTCCTCTGTTTAAAAGATCGTAAATTGTTAAGAGGGTGGTTTGGTCGAAAACTTCCTCAAAAACCTCGCGATCCTCAGACCGCTTCTCCTTCATCCGTTGTTCGACTTCATATTTCCTTTCTTTTCGGAGAAGTTTTTCCTCAACCTTCCCGCCAGATTTCAATTAGGCTGCACCTGGGGATTTAAAAACCCCTTCTTTTGAAGCCAGTCTGCCTGACCTTGGGTGTAACGCCAGAGAACATCCCCCCTGGAATCGCTCTGAAAATCCCATGGGGCAACTAGCACAACATCCCCACTCTTAATCCACACGCGGCGTTTCATCTTTCCTCGAATTCGGCACATACGTTCATGTCCATCCGTGCATTTTACGAGAACCCTATCGTAGCCCAGCATCTGTATTACAATGCCTAAGCATTGTCCCTTGCCAGGCAGGACTAAGTCCTTCAACTCCTCTTCGCTGATGACCTTTTTCTTACCCACTTTTCCACCATCTCTGCTGTGATCAAGTCGCTTCCTTAAGAGAAACAGCTTCATGCGTTTTTAAATGTTATAGCATTATAGGGTTTCTAACGTTTACAATTTTACGATTATCGCGTGCGGGATTCCAGATATATTAATGACAGCCTGGGGGTGGACTAAGCCTTCTTGGATGGCGGCCTTAACGATGTTTGGTCCAATGAGATTGGCGTTAGTTGCAGTTCGGATCAATTCAATTGCCTCTTTAACCTGCATTTTTATACCCTTATAGAAACTTTCTCGTACTTCAAAGGTTAGCTTTCCATGTTTGAAGGTTTTTCCTAAGATCTCTGCATCGCAGGCGGCGACGAGCACATGTTTTTCTTTCCGGATTACATTAACATACGTATACAATCCAATGCTTCCAGGAGCGGTTTTGTTTGTTATTACTTTGTACTCAAAGCTAAAAATGATTATTGCTGGTTAAATGGTGTGAATCGGCGACCTTGCGCCACATGCCTCGCAAATCATGAAATGTATTCGATCTTCTCGAACTATCTTTGTGTCAGGTTGACCGCATACAGTGCAACGAACAAATTCTTGTACATATCGCTCAATGAGACGTTCAATAATTATTGAACCGAATTTTCCTTGGAAGACTGCTCTCGTCCCCTCAATCGTACCTGCGGTTGCCAACTCTCTAGCTAGGAATCTCAGAAGGTGTGTCTGATCTCGGCGGAGTCGGTCGCAAATTTCTTTAAAATTTGTTACA
The nucleotide sequence above comes from Candidatus Bathyarchaeota archaeon. Encoded proteins:
- a CDS encoding DNA topoisomerase VI subunit B — protein: MAESKESFAEISPADFFYRNRDIAGFTNPARAIYAAIRELVENSLDACELYQVPPEIYIRISSESSVTKEGPAVYRLRVEDNGSGVPPEYIPSAFGQVLFGSKYRIRQTRGTFGLGGKMAILYGQITTHRPVRVISSTGSKIYEYELIIDIQRNRPVVLSKKVYENANKWHGTVVDFALEGDYFRAMAKILEYLKETAIVNPYANIMAVDPRGRLYRFERVTEKMPPPPQETLPHPYGTDVETIRRLMHITECRDMLSFMTTHFHRVGRTIARRFLEYAGIGIKKKPKTLTPDEVVKLVQALKTFDGFLPPDASCLSLLGEDLLRAGIEKELKPEFIAVDQRKPSAYSGFPFVVECAIAYGGGVPKTGDIILYRFANRIPLLYDEASDVSWKVIHTMINWRHYKITPDMPIAVFVHVCSTKIPYKTVGKEFIADRPEVEREILNGIREVARQLSIFLSHRESIEREKRRLDVFSKYLPKIAKYSTELAGKEREPDIQPLLRSIVKYGPEEGGD
- a CDS encoding RNA-processing protein (similar to yeast Dim2p protein that is essential for 40S ribosomal subunit; structural studies show binding to 3' end of 16S rRNA in complex with archaeal IF2 alpha) — encoded protein: MHIKIPLDRIGVLIGPKGSIKRKIEETCGVILEVSSTTGDVTITAKDDSDPLTLFRVQNLVTAVGRGFTPEKAFQLLDESMMFEVIDLRDWVGKSKSSLERIKGRIIGEQGKTRKIIEETTGANISVYGHTVSIIGEPDAFEVARTAVQMLISGSQHSTVYRFLHRKRRELKKAKLKLWENP
- a CDS encoding serine protein kinase RIO, whose protein sequence is MKSGGKVEEKLLRKERKYEVEQRMKEKRSEDREVFEEVFDQTTLLTIYDLLNRGVIDRLHGVVKAGKESRVYRGVDPKGRDLAVKIYLTTSAEFRRGMMPYIQDDPRFLQARQETKSLIYAWALREFRNLQKAYRAGVPVPKPIAVSKNVLVMEFIGKDGVPAPLLKDEPPKKPNQTYNHILKYVKQLYQKADLVHGDLSEYNIMMWKNQPVIFDISQAVPSQHPMARTFLQRDIANINNYFKKLGCRIRSLEEVYKWVTKVD
- the eif1A gene encoding translation initiation factor eIF-1A; this translates as MGKKKVISEEELKDLVLPGKGQCLGIVIQMLGYDRVLVKCTDGHERMCRIRGKMKRRVWIKSGDVVLVAPWDFQSDSRGDVLWRYTQGQADWLQKKGFLNPQVQPN
- a CDS encoding DUF424 family protein, with translation MYTYVNVIRKEKHVLVAACDAEILGKTFKHGKLTFEVRESFYKGIKMQVKEAIELIRTATNANLIGPNIVKAAIQEGLVHPQAVINISGIPHAIIVKL
- a CDS encoding translation initiation factor IF-2 subunit beta, whose protein sequence is MAETNYEKLLERAHSQLPPGAFKFDRFEIPRPICSVVGNRTLVTNFKEICDRLRRDQTHLLRFLARELATAGTIEGTRAVFQGKFGSIIIERLIERYVQEFVRCTVCGQPDTKIVREDRIHFMICEACGARSPIHTI